One Nicotiana tomentosiformis chromosome 4, ASM39032v3, whole genome shotgun sequence genomic window carries:
- the LOC104107917 gene encoding acyl-CoA-binding domain-containing protein 3-like yields MDLFQKFFVTAMAALVFSCIIVKFISIAVSNDEKVDKEKTVVEEAKITKGAVVKSRKSKKRVKFVEKEVVKNVDYIELMPCKVGGVVDQSENGGEKKVDSEEVFVEEKNEDIFKKGDEFKGEKVPENVGVIENEKRDKVVLDEDSDDDWEGIERSELEEEFVKAVNFVDRGKGKENLGSELMMQLYGLQKIAMEGPCYEPQPMALKVYARAKWNAWQRMGSMNPEVAMEQYIELLSDHVPGWTHQNKEASEVGSLETKMSGDPDSIPDSFNDIRKDERTQEMKHAAEGVDFAGGGKDKE; encoded by the exons atggatCTTTTTCAAAAATTCTTTGTGACTGCTATGGCAGCTCTTGTATTTTCTTGCATAATTGTgaaatttatttcaattgcagTGTCAAATGATGAAAAGGTAGATAAAGAGAAAACTGTTGTGGAGGAAGCCAAGATTACAAAAGGGGCTGTTGTTAAGAGTAGAAAAAGCAAGAAAAGAGTCAAATTTGTTGAAAAAGAAGTTGTTAAAAATGTTGATTATATTGAATTAATGCCATGTAAAGTTGGAGGAGTAGTTGATCAGTCTGAAAATGGTGGAGAAAAGAAAGTAGATTCAGAGGAAGTGTTTGTTgaggaaaaaaatgaggatatTTTTAAAAAAGGTGATGAATTTAAGGGAGAAAAAGTTCCTGAAAATGTTGGAGTGATTGAAAATGAGAAGAGAGATAAGGTGGTGTTAGATGAGGATAGTGATGATGATTGGGAAGGAATTGAGAGAAGTGAATTGGAGGAGGAATTTGTTAAAGCTGTAAACTTTGTGGATAGGGGAAAAGGGAAGGAGAATTTAGGGAGTGAATTGATGATGCAATTGTATGGACTCCAGAAAATTGCAATGGAAGGGCCTTGTTatgagcctcaaccaatggcattGAAAGTCTATGCTCGCGCCAAATG GAATGCGTGGCAAAGAATGGGAAGCATGAATCCGGAGGTGGCTATGGAGCAGTATATTGAGCTTTTGTCAGACCATGTTCCCGGATGGACGCATCAAAATAAG GAGGCTAGTGAAGTAGGGTCTTTGGAAACTAAAATGTCAGGAGATCCAGATTCCATTCCAGATTCTTTTAATGATATACGCAAAGATGAAAG GACACAGGAAATGAAGCATGCTGCAGAGGGAGTTGATTTTGCTGGAGGTGGAAAG